One part of the Truepera radiovictrix DSM 17093 genome encodes these proteins:
- a CDS encoding amidohydrolase, translated as MPPLDAAADLIITNARAWTLDKSNPRADTVAVKGERILYVGSEREAAPLRGPATEIIDGEGRTLLPGLIDSHFHLLWGSLRLDDLQLGGVRGLEALGEAIRGYAAAHPESPWLRAQGLAYDVLPGERLTRQHLDALEPHRPMVLTCFDFHTAWCNTAALRAAGILHGAEVPSNAEVVLGDDGLATGELREFEAMELVYRLLPEPSPAEVRDLLRRGMRLANAYGITSVHNMNGDLDEFAHYRALDEAGELSLRLYVPFRMYPHTPLSAIEGEAVAMRAYRSAKLRAGALKLFMDGVVESYTAFLTEPYAGAAGCGEAIFSAEHAREIAVRAERAGLQVAVHAVGDAAVRRALDAFAAARRANGPRDTRHRIEHIELLHPDDVPRFAELGVTASMQPFHCTRPERDYLPSWLACIPAARYADAFPWETLRAAGAHLCFGSDWPVVSMNPFLGFDAAVNRQPWAEGLPAQAQTLEATLEAYTKGAAFAEFGERDKGQLKAGMLADLALLSADVFALPAERLSTLTAALTVCGGEVVHRG; from the coding sequence ATGCCCCCCCTAGACGCCGCTGCCGACCTCATCATCACGAACGCCCGCGCCTGGACCCTCGACAAGAGCAACCCCCGCGCCGACACGGTCGCCGTCAAGGGCGAGCGCATCCTCTACGTCGGCAGCGAGCGGGAGGCGGCGCCGCTACGCGGCCCAGCGACTGAGATAATCGACGGCGAGGGGCGCACGCTGCTCCCCGGCCTCATCGACAGCCACTTTCACCTGCTGTGGGGCTCGCTGCGGCTCGACGACCTGCAGTTGGGGGGCGTGCGCGGCCTCGAGGCGCTCGGCGAGGCCATCCGCGGCTACGCCGCGGCGCACCCCGAGAGCCCGTGGCTGCGCGCCCAGGGGCTCGCGTACGACGTGCTGCCGGGGGAGCGGCTCACCAGGCAGCACCTCGACGCGCTCGAGCCGCACCGCCCGATGGTGCTCACCTGCTTCGACTTCCACACCGCTTGGTGCAACACCGCGGCGCTCAGGGCGGCGGGCATCTTGCACGGCGCCGAGGTGCCCTCGAACGCTGAGGTGGTCCTCGGCGACGACGGCCTCGCCACGGGCGAGCTGCGCGAGTTCGAGGCCATGGAGCTCGTCTATCGGCTTCTGCCCGAACCGAGCCCAGCGGAGGTGCGCGACCTTTTGCGGCGCGGGATGCGCCTCGCCAACGCCTACGGCATCACCAGCGTGCACAACATGAATGGCGACCTCGACGAGTTCGCCCACTACCGGGCGCTCGACGAGGCGGGCGAGCTGAGCCTGCGCCTATACGTGCCCTTCCGGATGTACCCGCACACCCCCCTAAGCGCTATCGAGGGCGAGGCGGTCGCGATGCGCGCGTACCGCAGCGCCAAGCTCCGCGCGGGGGCGCTTAAGCTCTTCATGGACGGGGTCGTCGAGTCCTACACGGCCTTTTTGACCGAGCCGTACGCGGGCGCAGCGGGGTGCGGCGAGGCCATCTTTAGCGCCGAGCACGCCCGCGAGATCGCCGTGCGCGCCGAACGCGCGGGGTTGCAGGTCGCCGTTCACGCCGTCGGCGACGCGGCGGTGCGGCGCGCGCTCGACGCCTTTGCGGCGGCGCGGCGCGCCAACGGGCCGCGCGACACCCGTCACCGCATCGAGCACATCGAGCTTTTGCACCCAGACGACGTCCCCCGCTTCGCCGAGCTCGGCGTCACGGCCAGCATGCAGCCCTTTCACTGCACCCGCCCCGAACGCGATTACCTCCCCTCGTGGCTCGCCTGTATCCCCGCTGCGCGCTACGCCGACGCTTTTCCCTGGGAGACGCTGCGCGCAGCGGGCGCGCACCTGTGTTTCGGCAGCGACTGGCCGGTGGTGAGCATGAACCCCTTTCTGGGGTTTGACGCGGCCGTCAACCGGCAACCGTGGGCCGAGGGGCTCCCCGCGCAGGCGCAGACCCTCGAGGCGACGCTCGAGGCCTACACCAAGGGCGCCGCCTTCGCCGAGTTTGGGGAGCGCGACAAGGGGCAGCTCAAGGCGGGGATGCTCGCCGACCTCGCCCTGCTGAGTGCGGACGTGTTCGCCCTGCCCGCCGAACGCTTGAGCACGCTCACGGCGGCGCTCACGGTGTGCGGCGGCGAGGTCGTCCACCGGGGCTAG